The window CCTTAGAACAATATGTAACTGAGCTGCTATCTGCCATGAAAGGCAGTCGTTATATACTGGCTAACAGTGACAGTTGTCCACCTGGTGTTGATGAAGAGAAATTTAAGATGATTTCTCAGTTGGTAAAGGCTTAAACCTTCTGAGGGTTATCTCGTTTATCCTCAATCTGTGAAGATATACCATTTATTGATTATACCGTGTTACCTTAGCCGGTCTATAGTCCACCTATTTAAATGGTTGATGAAATTAATGAGATGGGTCTTTATAAAATAAAAAACCTAGATTAATCAATACAAGCTAATTGATTAACCTAGGTTTTTTTACCCTTCATGATATGAACGATTACGCTAAAGTCGTCTTTGGTTTTTTCTTTGCATGAAGTAATAGAAGGAATGCATCGATATCCGATTTTTCCAGAACTCTAATCCACATCCATCTTCCATCGTGTAACTGTTCTGTATGATTAAATATTGCCCTAACCGATTCATTTAATTGTTGTTTAACCCCTTCAACTTTGGCTGATTCTTTTGCACCTAATACAATTAATATAGAAAAAGCATTTTCTTCAGGAAAAAAATAACATAGTGTTTTACCACTCTTTCTATAACGTATGGACCAACCGTGCTTCTTACCAAAGAAGGATAATTCTGGCTTAAAATCATAGTGTTCCTTTACATACTTGTGTATATTCTCCCACAAGTTCACTCGATTTCCTATTAATTGCCCCATTTCATGTGCTGATGGTTGTTTTAACTTATTTAACATGCGTTCATATGCCATGTTACACCTCCATTATTGTTATAGCCATTACAACAGCCCTATTTTTTATTGTTGTAATGCCTATAAACACATTATAATGGATGTTATCTGACAACAGCTTGTCATATTTAATGCTCTTTCTCATTGAACGTTATCATGATTCAATCCATGCCATGCACTAACATGAAGTCTTCATGGCATGCTCAACGAATTTTCTTGCCAACATGGTTAATGCCTCAAATCGATTTTCACGAATCAGTGCCTTATCCACAAGATTAGACCCTAGTCCAACCCCCATGGCTCCTGCCTCTATATAATCACCGATGGTATCCATGTCAACCCCTCCAACGGCTAATAAAGGAATATGGTTAAGGGGTGCGGTAATGTCTCTCAAATAATCCACACCACCCATCTTAGCAATCGGAAAAATTTTTACGGCTTCTGCACCCGCTTCGTATGCATCTACAATCTCAGTTGGTGTCAATACGCCAGGAATTGGTGCTGCTCCCAATTCAAGGATTCTCTTAATAATGGTTTTGTTCATATTGGGGGATATCATATACTTTGCATGAGCTTTTGCAGCAAGTTCCACTTGTTCTATTGTCATGACTGTACCGGCGCCAACACATACTTTATCACCTAGAGCTTTTGAAATAGACTTAATTGCTTCATAGGTCTCTTGGTTACCTGTAGCACTTGCCTGATTAAAAGTGACTTCTATCATCCTTATACCGCCTGCATACAATGCGTGACATGTATCAAGTAGTTTATCTTGTTCAATGCCTCTTATAATGGCAATGATTCTGTCCTTCTTGATTTGTTCTAATATAGACATATTTTGACCTCCTATTGCTTGATATGATGGTGACCTGTATTACCAATCTGCTATCGCTTGATCGTCAGGATTGAAAAACATGGGGTTTTCCCATTCACCATCATACGCCATTTCCTGAATCATTTCTTCATTCACCTCAATACCAAGGCCATGACCTTTTGGAACATCCATATAACCTCCAATGACCTCAAAAGGTTTTTTCAAATATTTTACGCCTCTATCCCAACCATTATCCATACAAGGGAATTCTTGAATGACAAAATTAGGTGTACATGCATCCACTTGAAGGCAAGCAGCTAAGGAAATGGGTCCCAATGGATTATGTGGCGCAATCCCTGCGTAATAGGCTTCTGCCATGGTTGCAATCTTTCTCACTTCTAGTATACCGCCAGCATGACAACAATCTGGCTGAACAATAGCAACAGCTTGTTTTTCGATGATTTCTCGAAATCCCCATTTGGTGTAAAGTCTTTCACCTGCTGCAATGGGTATGGACGTGGCTTCTTTTACTTTTACCAAAGCATCTACATTTTCAGGCAGTACAGGTTCCTCAATAAAGACTGGATGATAGGGTTCCAGTGCCTTACAGAAGCGAATGGCCATAGCAGGTGACATCCTGCCATGACAATCAATGGCAAGGTCCATTTCATCCCCTACAGCTTCTCTTATTTTATGGAATTTGTCTACATATTCATCTAGTCTTTTTGGACTTTCCAGATAGTCAGTGGGTCGATCCGGTAAACCCAGTTTCAAGAAATTGAATCCTTCTGCTTGTCTTTTCAAGGCACATGCAACGAATTTTTCTGTGCTGGTATCGCCTGTATTTGGATAGTCACCATCAATATGTGGGTATACACGTATTTTATCTCGAACCTTTCCACCTAACATCTCATAGACAGGCATTTCATGATACTTGCCTTTGATATCCCATAAAGCCTGTTCAATACCACTTATGGCACTTACCATGATGGGTCCACCGCGATAGAATGAACCCCTATACATCATCTGCCATAGACGTTCTATGTCACACGGATTTTTCCCTATTATCATTTTCCCCATGTTGTGAACCGCTGCTTCCACAATTTTGCTTTTACCTTCAATGACAGGTTCACCAAAACCAACGATACCTTCATCTGTAGAAATTTTCAAAAACAGCCATCTTGGTTTTACATGAAATGTTTCCAGTTTGGTGATTTTCAAGTCACATCATCCTTTCTTAAGTTATGATTAACTTTTTTAACTTTACATGTTACTGCTTGACTGCTCCTGCTGTCATGCCACTAATAAAGTATTTCTGGAAGAATGTGAACATGATAATTAATGGGATACTGGCTACAATGGATGCCGCCATTAAATCATTCCAGAGCACATTATACTGACCACTGAATTCTGCAATACCCACGGTGAGTGTCTTCATATGATTATGTGTAATGAGTGTGGATGCAAAAAGAAAATCATTCCAACCCATTATGAATGCATAGATAGCTACGGACGTCATGCCTGGCATGGTTAAAGGCATGATGACTTTTAAAAAAACTTGGAATTTGCTGCACCCATCGATGGTAGCTGCTTCATCTAGTGAACGGGGTATATCATTGAAAAAACTGGTCATCATCCAAGTAGAAAAGGATAAGGCCATGGATATGTATACAAAAACAATACCCACATGGGTGTTAATCATATCAAAACGTCTAAGTATGGTGTAAAAAGGTACCAATAACATAACAGCAGGAAACATCTGGCTTACCAATAAAAATGACATAAAGGTCTTTTTCCCCTTAAACTTAAACCTGGTTATACCATAGCCTGCCAACGTTGAGCAGATAAGGGTAATCACCGTTGACAATGAAGCGTTAATAAAACTATTTTTGAATTGGGTTCCAAAGGGATATTCAATAAGAATACGTTTGAATGCTCCAAAAGTCGGCTGCTCGGGTATCCACCTTAATGGAAGTGAAAATGTTTCTGCCTCTGTTTTAATGGCTGTAGACACCATCCATAAGATAGGGACCAATACAAAAAAAGAAAAAATGATTAAAATGGTATAATGACCAAGGTTTTTAATGCTACGACTCCTTTTAGCTGTCAACATTTATCTTAAACCCTCTTTCCATCACATATTTTATCACAAATATTATGGTAAATACAACAATGGCTACCGATGATCCTGCACCAAACTCAAAATATTCAAAGCTTCGCTTATAAATATCAATACTGATAAGTGACGTGGCAGAGCCGGGTCCACCCTGAGTCAGTACCCAAACAATGGTATAGTGTTTGAACCACCAGATGATATCCAGCACCAGTGCCGTATAAATAACACCTTTAAGACTTGGAAGGGTGATATAGATGAACTTTTTCA is drawn from Vallitalea pronyensis and contains these coding sequences:
- a CDS encoding DUF3788 domain-containing protein, which gives rise to MAYERMLNKLKQPSAHEMGQLIGNRVNLWENIHKYVKEHYDFKPELSFFGKKHGWSIRYRKSGKTLCYFFPEENAFSILIVLGAKESAKVEGVKQQLNESVRAIFNHTEQLHDGRWMWIRVLEKSDIDAFLLLLHAKKKPKTTLA
- a CDS encoding bifunctional 4-hydroxy-2-oxoglutarate aldolase/2-dehydro-3-deoxy-phosphogluconate aldolase, translated to MSILEQIKKDRIIAIIRGIEQDKLLDTCHALYAGGIRMIEVTFNQASATGNQETYEAIKSISKALGDKVCVGAGTVMTIEQVELAAKAHAKYMISPNMNKTIIKRILELGAAPIPGVLTPTEIVDAYEAGAEAVKIFPIAKMGGVDYLRDITAPLNHIPLLAVGGVDMDTIGDYIEAGAMGVGLGSNLVDKALIRENRFEALTMLARKFVEHAMKTSC
- the dgoD gene encoding galactonate dehydratase; translation: MKITKLETFHVKPRWLFLKISTDEGIVGFGEPVIEGKSKIVEAAVHNMGKMIIGKNPCDIERLWQMMYRGSFYRGGPIMVSAISGIEQALWDIKGKYHEMPVYEMLGGKVRDKIRVYPHIDGDYPNTGDTSTEKFVACALKRQAEGFNFLKLGLPDRPTDYLESPKRLDEYVDKFHKIREAVGDEMDLAIDCHGRMSPAMAIRFCKALEPYHPVFIEEPVLPENVDALVKVKEATSIPIAAGERLYTKWGFREIIEKQAVAIVQPDCCHAGGILEVRKIATMAEAYYAGIAPHNPLGPISLAACLQVDACTPNFVIQEFPCMDNGWDRGVKYLKKPFEVIGGYMDVPKGHGLGIEVNEEMIQEMAYDGEWENPMFFNPDDQAIADW
- a CDS encoding carbohydrate ABC transporter permease; amino-acid sequence: MLTAKRSRSIKNLGHYTILIIFSFFVLVPILWMVSTAIKTEAETFSLPLRWIPEQPTFGAFKRILIEYPFGTQFKNSFINASLSTVITLICSTLAGYGITRFKFKGKKTFMSFLLVSQMFPAVMLLVPFYTILRRFDMINTHVGIVFVYISMALSFSTWMMTSFFNDIPRSLDEAATIDGCSKFQVFLKVIMPLTMPGMTSVAIYAFIMGWNDFLFASTLITHNHMKTLTVGIAEFSGQYNVLWNDLMAASIVASIPLIIMFTFFQKYFISGMTAGAVKQ